The genomic interval GAGAGAACGGTCGAGGACGACAAAGACGTCTTGCGGGAGGCGTCTCTCCCAATAATTAAAAGGGAAATGTACGATGTGCCTCTTTCCCCTGATCGTCATGATATGACTGTAGTTCTTCTCTGCAACGATGGCTGCAATTTCCTTTAACGGAATAAATTGGATCTTTTTTCCTGTTTTCAGAAACACCCGGTCTGAATAGGAAAGCGCCTCCCCAATTTCTCCCGGTGCATGGGTCTTTGACGTCACCCGCCTGAGCGACCCCTCTAAGCGCTCAGGGTCAACAGGTTTTACCAGGTAATCGAGGGCGTTCACCTCAAAGGCCCTGATGGCGAACGTGTCATAGGCCGTTACGAAGATTACGGGCGGCGGGTCTTCAAGCCGTTCCAGAAGATCGAACCCGGAACCGCCGGGCATCTGGATGTCGAGGAAGACAAGGTTGGGTC from Syntrophorhabdaceae bacterium carries:
- a CDS encoding LytTR family DNA-binding domain-containing protein, producing PNLVFLDIQMPGGSGFDLLERLEDPPPVIFVTAYDTFAIRAFEVNALDYLVKPVDPERLEGSLRRVTSKTHAPGEIGEALSYSDRVFLKTGKKIQFIPLKEIAAIVAEKNYSHIMTIRGKRHIVHFPFNYWERRLPQDVFVVLDRSLMINRYHVQSWTIRSRTAELYLVGVQTPFHLGRAAYQRFKTLKVEGNFLCKPPIRS